GACGGGTGAGGAGCCGGTGCTCTCGGACAAGCCCACGCCGCGCGCCAAGTCCGGTCCGATGCCGGCCATCGAGCCGCCGCCCGCGGTGGAGCCAGCGCCTTCGTCGCGGCCGCCGTCGCGAGCCATTCCGAGTGCGCGCCCGCCGTCGCGCGCGATCCCGAGTGCGCGTCCGCCGTCGCGAGCGATCCCGAGTGCGCGTCCGCCGTCGCAGCGGATGTCCGAGGTGTCGACTCCTTCCGCGCGTCCGCCGAGCCGGCCTGCGCCGTCGGTGAACATGCCGAGGCCGCCCAGCCAGCCTTCGCCGGTGGCGCGGACCTCGCCGTTCGAGGCGCCGGCCTTGGAGCCCACGCCGGCGCCGCCGCCCACGCCCGCCGCGGAGGCCTCGCCATTTGCGCCCACGGCGCCGCTCTCGCCGTTCGCGCCCACGCCGCCGACCGAGGCACCGCCGAGCGCGCCTGCGCCCGAGGCTCCGAAGTATCCCGACAACGCCACGGTCGCGGATCTGCCGCCCGAGTTCGCGGCCACCGAGCTCATGCCCGAGAACATGGACATCGACGCGCTCATCGCCGCGGCCAGCAAGGCCAAGGCGAAGCTCGACGGCGAAGGCGGCGGGCAGGGCGGCGGGAGCTGACGCGCGACCTCAGCTCGATTGTTCCTCGATCACGAGGAACATCCACGGGCTCTGGTCCTTCGCCTTGAAGACGAAGAGTCCCTCGAGCTCGTGAAGCGCGAGCGCACAGAGCTCGTCGATCTCCTCGCGCCGCACCGCGAACCCGGCCGTATTGAAGATCTGGTAATGCGTCTTCTGCGCCAGGCGCTTCAAGCGTGCTGAACGTTCGCGCGCGAGCGGCGGAAACGCGTCGTTGGCCCAGCCCCAAAGCCAGCTCGAGCGCTCGGGAACGTAGGTCGCTATCGGCGTGAAGCCGTACGCGTCGGCGCCCAGCCTGAACGCGCCGGTAACGAGGTCGTAGTGCCAGGCCCCCTCGGCGTCCGTCAGCCGGGCCTGCTTGGCGACGTACGCCGCCATCGCCTTCGCGAGCAGCGCATCGAACGCGTCGTCAATGGGGTCGTTGTGGTCGTGATGGCGTTGCATCGACCAAGCTCAGTGCTTCGGCCCCCAGGCGAACTTGAGCTTCACGTTCGCCTGCTCGCCTTCGTAGTGGGGGAAGCTCCAGGTCTTGAGCGTCTTCACCAGGCACGCGTAGAGCGGCGTGCCCTCGCCGAAGTCGTGGTTGTCGACCCAGACCTTGCCCACGCGGCCGTCGTTGCCCACGGTGAACTCGAGCGGCAAGTTGACCTGATCGGTCGGCGGGTGCGCCACCGCCTCGGCCTTGATGCACGGGTACACCGTGTTCGCCTTCTGCTGCGCAATCTGGGAAATGGTCGCGCTGTCGAACTGCTGCGTGGCCTTCATGCCGTCCGGATCGGTGGCGTCGGTCTGCGGGCTCGCGCTGGGCGTGGGCGCCGTGCTCCCGTGGTGCTTGGTCGGGACGCCCTTGTGCGGCGGGGCAGGCACGGCGGGGTTCGTCCCGGACGGCTCGGGGATCGCAATCGCCACCTCGTCCGACGGCTTGGCCGCCAGGGAGATGGCCGGCGCCTCCACGCTGATGGTGATGAGGTCCGCGTCGTTGGCGTTGCGCCAGGGCTTGTTCACCGCGAGCCAGTACGCGCCGTACGCGCCGCCGGCCAGCACGATGAGGCCCACCGCGCCAAAGCCTCCCAACTTCAGATTCCGCTGCTTCTTCTGGACGGCGATCTGGGTGGTGGTGTCCTTGTCGATCTGGACTTTGACCTGGGCCTTCTTCGCGTGGACCTTGAAGAAGTCGATGGTCTCGATGGGCACGAAGTCGTCGCTGCCCTCGCGCGCCACGAACGTGCGGCCGGTGATCTCGCCCTTGTAGAGCTTGTCGACGAGCACCTTGGCCGGGACGGGCCCAAGCAGCATGTCGTCCTGCTTGAAGAGCCAATCGCCGCCTGAGGTACCGACGTCGACGCCCAACTGGCTTGGCGCTGCCGCCATCCGCACCTCGTGACCCCGCGAGACGTCGACGATTCTACCCAACCGATCGTTACCGACAAGGCGGGCGGGCGCCGGTCTGGACGTGTAGTGTCCCGCCCCCGTGGCCCGCCCCCCCAAGCGCCGCTTCGCGCTGCTCCTCGCCTACGAGGGTACCCGCTTCGCCGGCTGGCAGATGCAGCCCGGCGCCCGGACCGTCCAGGAGACCGTGGGCGACGCGCTGGTGGCGGTGGGCATTACGCCCCGCGTCGAAGGCGCCAGCCGCACCGATCGCGGCGTCCACGCGCGAGCGATGGTGGTGAGCATCACCGCGCGCATCCCGCATGGGCCGGAGTGGCTCCGCGACGAGCTGCGAAAGCACCTGCCGGACGACGTCCGCCTGCGCGCCGTGGCCGGGGCCCGCGACGACTTCCACGCCCAGTTCTCCTCGGTGGGCAAGCGCTACCGCTATCGATTGTGGCTCGCGCGCGAGCCGGGCGGGTCGCGCTTCGCCTGGCGGCTTCCGGACGCCGAGCATCCCCAAGCGACGGTCGAGGGATTCTCGCTCCGCGCGCTGCAGTCGGCGCTCGCGGCGATGGTGGGCAAGCGCAGCTTCGCGGGCGCCATGCACGGCACCGCGAGGGAAGGGCTGAGCGATCTCGTGGAGGCGCGGCTGGTGCGTCAGGTGGACTCACCGCGCGGGCGCGAGCTCACGCTGGCCTTCACGGCCGATCGCTTCGGCAAGTACATGGTGCGCACGCTGGTGGGCATCGCGGCGCGCGCGGCATGGGGCGAGCTCGATCCGGCTTCGCTCGGCCGCCAGCTCGATTCGGAAGTGCGCCTCAACCAGCTCGTGGCGCCGCCGCAGGGGCTTCTGCTCTCCAAGGTCTTCTACCGCGACGGGGAAGACCCTTTTCCGTGGCTGCAACGCTAGAGGCGACAGCGTGGCCCAGGCTCGACCCGGACCCGGTCCTGCTAAATCGCCTCTGGGTCGTACTTCGCCAACAGGTCCGCGATGGCCTCGCGGAGGTACTCGCTCTGCCGCACGCGGGTGCGCCGCGACAGGTCCTTCAGCTGCTCCAAACGGGGCTTGGGAATCCGGAACACCAACGAAGTGAGCCGCATCCGATCCATACGACCTCCGCGCGATTGCGCATGAACACCCACATGGTCGTACCTGGAGCTACAGCCGTCAAAAAAAGCGTCGAAACGCGTCGCGCGCTATTCGAGCACGTAGGTGCGGAGCTGCACGCCGCCCGAGCCGCCATAGCCCACGCGGATGCCCTGGCTCACCTCCACGCTCAGCTCCGCCTGCGCGAACACGCCCACGAGCGCGGAGAGCTCGTACATCACGCCGAACTGCGCCCAGGGGCCAACGGCGTAGCGGGGCGTCGAGTCGCCCTTGATGCCGCCCTGGAAATAGGTCTTGAGCTCGTCGCGGCCGAAGTACTTGCGATAGGCGACGCCCACCGCCGCGCCCGCGTCGCTGCGGCTGTGCAGGTAGCGCCCGAGGACTACCAGCTCGTTTCCCTCGAAGCCGAGGCCGAGCGTGAGCTCCAGGCCGAGCGTCAGCCGCGCGGCGTCGAAGCCCTGGACGTTGTTCGCCGCGACGAAGAGGAAGTCCGCGCGCTCGCCGCCAATCTCCGGCGAGATTCCGAGGGCGCCACGGTGGTCGAGCCGAGGCGGGAAGTCTGCGCGCGCAGCGGTCGGCGCGAGCACGAGCACGGCGACCAGGGCGACGAGGCTGCGCACGCGCGACATCCTGCACCAGTGTGCGCGCGTCGTCTCGGAATTCGAAGTCAGCCGCGCGTGCTAGCGCCGACGACGACCGAGCAGCGTCAGCGCGAGCGCCACCAGCCCGAGCAGCGAGGTGCCGCCCGCCGCCGTGCCGCAGCCGTAGCAAGGCGTGCCGCCCTCGCAGTTGGCCTTGTGCGCAGGCTGCGTGGTGCCACCCGCCGGCGGGACGATGCCCGAGGTCGCCACGGTCTCCGCGCCACGCCAGGTCGACGCGCCCACGTTGCCCGCCTCGTCCATCACCTCGACGGTGAGCTTGCCCGCCTCGGTGATGGCCTGCGCGTCGATCGGCCGCGCCATGCCCCAGCTGCTCGGCGCGTCGTTGCCGACGGTGTAGCGGTACTGGAGCGCCTGCGGACCGGTCACGTTGTCGAGCGCCGCGACGCTGAACTGGCCCGAGCCATCGCGCGTGAGGTGCACGGCCGGCGCCTCCCAGTCGACCAGGAAGTCGAGCCGCACGGGCTGCGGATCCGCGATGCCCTTGCCGTGCGCAGGACGCCCGCGCACGTCGATGACGTGGTGGCCCTCGATGAGCAGCCGCGGATCGGTGGCCACGAGCTGCGGCCCGGGCTTGAACGTCGTCCAGAGGCCCTCGTCGATCCGGTAGTCGTACTCCACGTCGCCCTCGAAGCCCGTGGCGCCCACGGCGATCGTCGCCGACGGCCAGGGCAGCTTCTGGCCCGCGGGCGGATGCAGCTGCGCCGCGCTGGGGATGAAGGTCTGCACGATCTGCGCGCGCGTGTGCACCGACGCGGCGTCGCACTGGCCCGCGAGCTCGAGGTTTCCGTACAGGCCGAGGTCGTCGAAGCTGGTGCCCCCGCGGTTGCCGATGCCCTGCAGCCCGTCGATGTGCACCGCGAACCCGGACACGCTTGGCACGGCGATCGGCTTGAGCGCAGAAGCGAGCGCCGGCTGCGCCAGGCCAATCACCGCCGGGATCAGGCCCTGCAGCACCGAGGGATCCTCGGCCAGGAGCTCCGAGCCCGAGGGCGCGTGGGTCACGGTGATGAGGTTGTGCAGGTCGCCGAGCGCCGGCGTGATGCCCTGGGGGCAGCCGTCGACGATGAGCGACATCGGCAGCTGGATATCGAGCGTGAGCGTGAAGAGCCGGCTCCAGCGGTCCTCGATGAGCGCGTAGATGTCGATGTCCACGTCGTGCAGCGTGACCGTGAGCAGCGGGTCGATCGGCATGTTCGTGGTGGGGTCGTAGGTGCCCTCGCCAATGTCGATGGTCGGAGCCTGCAGCGGCCGCAGCGCGACCATCATCGGCGCGTCCTGCGTCGCCGAGCCCGCAAGCAAGCCGAGGCTGGGCAAGAACGTCTTGAACAGGCCCGTGTTCAAGAGATCAATCTGCTGGCCGGAGATGGCGATGCAGAGCGCGCCCGAGCGGTGCGCCGAGTACAGCGCCTCGTTCAGGAAGTAATCCGACACGCCCAGGCCAAGCTGGTAGCCGCCGTCGGGCTCCGTGGCCTCGAAGTTGGGGACCGGCGGCGCCGTGCCGCTTGGTGGCGCCAGATCCGGCACGCACGGGGCCACCGCGTTCGCCTCGCCGCCGGTAAAGCTCTCCGCACCGCCGATGAGTCCGAGCGTCAGGCCCGCATTGGGAGCGGTGGCGTCGGCCGAGTCCACGTTGCCGCCGGCGACGGCGGAGATGGCCAGCTCCGAGTCGGCCGGCACGCCGTAGTTTCCGAGCAGCGCGCCCGGCGAGATGATGCCCTCGAGGCCCGCCATGAGCGGCAGGCACTGGCCGCTGATCTGACACGTGCCGCTCTGGCAGGTCGAGTCCTGGCCGCCGTTCTGGCCGTCGGGGCACACCGCCTGGCCCGCGGCGCCGCACTTGCGGCAGGTCTGGGCGGCCACGAGGCTCTGCACCTGCGCGTCGATCGTCGACTGCAGCTGCTGGATGATGAAGTTCAGCAGGAACGAGAGGTCCTGCGTGGCGAAGTTGGCGATGGAGAAGGTGATGTCGCCGCAGCAGTTGTCGCCGCCCAGCGACAGGTCGCTGACGTCGAGGTTGCCCAGGCCCTGGATGCTGTCGACGGAGAACGAGAGCACCGGGTGCGTGGGATCGGTGCGCGGATCGAGCGTGAGGTTCAGGTTCACGGTGAGCGGCAGCGGGTTGCTGCTGCTGTCGAAGTTGATGTGACCTTCCATGAAGCTGTCGCCGAGGAAGCAAACGTCGCAGACGGTCTCGTCCTGGGTGCGCACCGGGATGGTGCCGGTCTGCACCGTGACCGTGGCCGCCAGGGTGACGACGCCTTCGCTGCCCGGGTTGCCCGAGGTCTGCGGCTCGATGCCGAAGTCGAGGATGTGCGCCTGCACGTCGCAGGGCGCGGGGTTGCTCGCGCACTGGTCGAAGTTGCGATCGCACAGCCAGGTGGTGCCCAGCACCGGCAGGCTCGTCGACTGGCACGCCACGGGGATGTGGATCGTCGTGTCGGTCTGGTTGAGCGCCGTCTCGAGCAGCTGCTGCCAGTTGGTGTTCAGGTAGTCGAAGCCCGCTTGCGAGATCTTCACGTCGACCGAGTTATTGGTCTTCGGGCCTTCGTAGTTCGCAATGGTGCCGTTGGGGCCAGGGATCGGCGACATGCAGCTGCCGCACGAGAGTCCGCCGCCTCCGCCCGAGCATGCGCCGAGCGTGAGATAGAGCAGGACCAGCATCCGCGTGTGCCGAACGCGGAACGAGCTCATGTGTGCCTCCCCGGGTGGACGCCGGCCGACCAAGCGGTCACCCTAGTGTTTCCAGGGGTCTGCGGTCACTGCGCAGCGCGTCACGAACTTCAGTTTTCCGCGGGCTTGGCGATCCCGGCGGCTTCGTTGAGGCGGCCGCTGCGAAAAGGCTCGAGATCCACGGTGACGAACTTGAAGCCGCGCTTCGCCAGCGCCTGCTGCGCGGCCGCGCGCACGTCGGGATCGAGCATCTTCGGGAGCTCTTCGGCGGACAGCTCGATGCGCGCGATGTCGCCGTGGTAGCGCACGCGGAAGTCGCGCAGCCCGAGGGCGCGCAGATCTTTTTCCGACGAGCCAATCTGCGTGAGCCGCTCCACGGTCACGCTCGTGCCGTACGGCAAGCGCGAGGCGAGGCAGGGCGTCTGCGGCTTGTCCCAGGTCGGCAAACCCAGCAGCAGCGAGTGCGCGCGGACTTCGGCCTTCGTGAGCCCGGCCGCCGCGAGCGGGCTCTTCACGCGGTGCTCTTCGGCGGCGCGGTGACCGGGGCGATAGTCCTTCTTGTCGTCGGCGTTGAAGCCGTCGACGACGGCCGCGAGCTTCAGCTCCGCCTGCTTCGCGTCGCAGATCGAGTACAGCTCGCTCTTGCAGAAGTAGCAGCGGTTGGTCGGGTTCGCGGCGTAGGCCGGATTGTTGAGCTCGTTCGAGTCGACCACCACGTGCTTCGCGCCGATCTTCTTCGCGAGCGCTTCCGCCTCGGCGCGCTCGTCGGGCGCGACCGACGGAGAGATGGCAGTCAGCGCGATCGCCCTGTCGCCAAGCTCCTCGACCGCGACCTTGAGGACCAGCGTCGAGTCCACGCCGCCCGAGAACGCGACGAGCACCGATCCGAGCTCGCGCAGCTGCGCGCGCATGGCGGCGAGCTTGGGCGCGCTCGACGCAGCGAGCGCTCGGGCATCAGCCTCGTTCATGGACGGACAGACCTCGTGCGTGCGGTTCGAGACTAACCCGCGCGCTGAGCTAGCGCTTCAAGACGCGACCGATGAAGCCCAGCAGGCGCTTCACTTGGCCTTTTTTTTAGCGGCCTTCACGGTCTTCGCGGCGCGAGCAGCCGGACGGGCCTTGCTGCCGCTCTTGTCAGGGCGGCGCGCGGCGGGCGCGGCCTTGGCCTTGGCCTCGGGCTTCGCGGCCGGCTTGGCGGCGGCGGGCGCGGGCTTCGGCGTGGTGCCGGTGCGGATGTCGGCGGGCTTGGCGCCCTTGGTCTTCTTGCCGGGCTTGCCGCGCTTCATCGACTTGCCCGCGAGGAGGTGCACCTCTTCGCCGCGCAGGTAGCCGAGGTCGAGCAGGCTCTGGAAGATGCGGTCGGCGGCCTCGGCGACGGCCTCGGAGTCGGTGCGGACCACGACCTCGGGGTTCGAGGGCGGCTCGTACGGATCGGTGATGCCCACGAAGTTCGGGATCTCGCCGGTCATGGCCTTCTTGTACCGGCCGGTGGTGTCGCGGCTGATGAGCACCTCGACCGGGCAGTCGACGAAGACCTCCACAAAGCGGCCGATCTCGCGGCGAAGCTGGTCGCGCGCATCGCGGTACGGCGAAAGCGCCGGGACGATGGCCACGCCCTGGGCGCGGGTGATGCCGCGCGCCGTGTAGCCGAGGCGCTTCACGAGCAGGTTGCGCTCTTCCTTGGTCTCGCCGAGGCCCTTGGCGAACAGCTCCGCCGTCTCGTTGCCCTCGAGGACTTCAACCGGTCGGCCCAAGGCGTTGAAGCGACCCGCGAGGTACTTGGCCAGCGTGGTCTTGCCCGCGCCGTTCATGCCGGTGAGCCACACGGTGAAACCGGTCGAAGAGGTGGTCATATGTCCAAGCTCCAAATGCAAAAAGCGGCTTGATTCCGCCCAACTACGCCCCCGGAAGGCCCGCGCCGCGCCGGGAATCCCCAACTGGGGAGTGTCCCGGAACCTTCCGTTGCCGGGCCGGTGCTTTACCGGCCAAGCGCCCGAAAAAAGGGCACACTCGTACCACGTTTTGCAAAG
The Deltaproteobacteria bacterium DNA segment above includes these coding regions:
- a CDS encoding AgmX/PglI C-terminal domain-containing protein, with the protein product MAAAPSQLGVDVGTSGGDWLFKQDDMLLGPVPAKVLVDKLYKGEITGRTFVAREGSDDFVPIETIDFFKVHAKKAQVKVQIDKDTTTQIAVQKKQRNLKLGGFGAVGLIVLAGGAYGAYWLAVNKPWRNANDADLITISVEAPAISLAAKPSDEVAIAIPEPSGTNPAVPAPPHKGVPTKHHGSTAPTPSASPQTDATDPDGMKATQQFDSATISQIAQQKANTVYPCIKAEAVAHPPTDQVNLPLEFTVGNDGRVGKVWVDNHDFGEGTPLYACLVKTLKTWSFPHYEGEQANVKLKFAWGPKH
- a CDS encoding tRNA pseudouridine synthase A; translated protein: MARPPKRRFALLLAYEGTRFAGWQMQPGARTVQETVGDALVAVGITPRVEGASRTDRGVHARAMVVSITARIPHGPEWLRDELRKHLPDDVRLRAVAGARDDFHAQFSSVGKRYRYRLWLAREPGGSRFAWRLPDAEHPQATVEGFSLRALQSALAAMVGKRSFAGAMHGTAREGLSDLVEARLVRQVDSPRGRELTLAFTADRFGKYMVRTLVGIAARAAWGELDPASLGRQLDSEVRLNQLVAPPQGLLLSKVFYRDGEDPFPWLQR
- a CDS encoding ribbon-helix-helix domain-containing protein, whose amino-acid sequence is MDRMRLTSLVFRIPKPRLEQLKDLSRRTRVRQSEYLREAIADLLAKYDPEAI
- the larE gene encoding ATP-dependent sacrificial sulfur transferase LarE, producing the protein MNEADARALAASSAPKLAAMRAQLRELGSVLVAFSGGVDSTLVLKVAVEELGDRAIALTAISPSVAPDERAEAEALAKKIGAKHVVVDSNELNNPAYAANPTNRCYFCKSELYSICDAKQAELKLAAVVDGFNADDKKDYRPGHRAAEEHRVKSPLAAAGLTKAEVRAHSLLLGLPTWDKPQTPCLASRLPYGTSVTVERLTQIGSSEKDLRALGLRDFRVRYHGDIARIELSAEELPKMLDPDVRAAAQQALAKRGFKFVTVDLEPFRSGRLNEAAGIAKPAEN
- the cysC gene encoding adenylyl-sulfate kinase produces the protein MTTSSTGFTVWLTGMNGAGKTTLAKYLAGRFNALGRPVEVLEGNETAELFAKGLGETKEERNLLVKRLGYTARGITRAQGVAIVPALSPYRDARDQLRREIGRFVEVFVDCPVEVLISRDTTGRYKKAMTGEIPNFVGITDPYEPPSNPEVVVRTDSEAVAEAADRIFQSLLDLGYLRGEEVHLLAGKSMKRGKPGKKTKGAKPADIRTGTTPKPAPAAAKPAAKPEAKAKAAPAARRPDKSGSKARPAARAAKTVKAAKKKAK